A DNA window from Corvus cornix cornix isolate S_Up_H32 chromosome 13, ASM73873v5, whole genome shotgun sequence contains the following coding sequences:
- the CXCL14 gene encoding C-X-C motif chemokine 14 → MKLLTAALLLFFIAMCLASAEGVKCKCSRKGPKIRFSNVRKLEIKPRYPFCVEEMIIVTLWTRVRGEQQHCLNPKRQNTVRLLKWYRVWKEKGRVYEE, encoded by the exons ATGAAGCtcctgacagcagctctgcttctgttCTTCATCGCGATGTGCTTAGCCAGCGCGGAAG GCGTGAAGTGCAAATGTTCAAGAAAAGGTCCTAAAATAAGATTCTCTAATGTACGGAAGCTGGAAATAAAACCGAGGTACCCATTTTGCGTGGAAGAGATGATTAT TGTGACGCTGTGGACACGGGTGaggggggagcagcagcactgcctcaACCCCAAGCGCCAGAACACCGTGAGGCTGCTCAAGTGGTACCGAGTatggaaggagaaaggcag GGTTTATGAAGAATAA